In the Christensenellaceae bacterium genome, one interval contains:
- the cysS gene encoding cysteine--tRNA ligase, which yields MLKLYNALTKTVTEFVPLRPGAVKMYSCGPTVYSYAQIGNMRAYIFMDNLRRVLKFNGYKITGVMNITDVGHLVSDDDFGEDKMEKAAKKEKKSPYDIAKHYTEAFMRDLKALDIDVPEHITKATEYVGQMIEFIKILEQKGYTYKLDDGVYFDVLKYGKYGVLSPKDFDKAGMARIEENANKHHNFDFALWKFVEPDHIMKWNSPWGVGCPGWHIECSAMSKDILGDKFDIHTGGVDHLTVHHEDEIAQNDAAAGHQVVGRWMHNEFLLTDGGKASKSLGNSYTISQLEDKGYSAMDFKYFCENTHYRKQINFTFEALNSARVARLNLKKILLEHKNGNEKTAESILKDYDKQFLDAINDDLNIPLALGVLWTMLKLPRSKQIHQKVIEFDRVFALNLSKEEAQKTEEIPEQIIKLAQERQIARAQKNWAESDRLRDEIAAQGFSVKDTKEGFEIIKN from the coding sequence ATGTTAAAATTATACAATGCTCTGACCAAAACGGTAACTGAATTTGTGCCGCTGCGGCCGGGCGCAGTCAAAATGTATTCGTGCGGACCCACAGTATATTCATATGCTCAAATAGGCAATATGCGTGCATACATTTTCATGGATAACTTAAGACGTGTACTTAAATTTAACGGGTATAAAATAACGGGTGTGATGAATATAACCGATGTCGGACATCTAGTGAGTGACGACGATTTTGGCGAAGACAAGATGGAAAAGGCAGCAAAAAAAGAAAAGAAATCGCCTTATGATATTGCAAAGCATTATACCGAAGCCTTTATGAGAGACCTGAAGGCACTTGACATAGACGTACCCGAACATATCACCAAAGCAACCGAATATGTCGGACAGATGATAGAGTTTATCAAAATACTTGAGCAAAAGGGATATACCTATAAGCTTGACGACGGTGTATATTTTGATGTTCTAAAATACGGTAAATATGGTGTACTTAGCCCTAAAGATTTTGATAAAGCAGGCATGGCTCGTATTGAAGAAAACGCAAACAAGCACCACAACTTTGACTTTGCGCTGTGGAAGTTTGTGGAGCCTGACCATATTATGAAGTGGAACAGCCCCTGGGGCGTAGGCTGCCCGGGGTGGCATATAGAGTGCTCAGCAATGAGCAAAGACATTTTAGGCGACAAGTTTGATATTCACACGGGCGGAGTTGACCATCTGACCGTTCACCATGAAGACGAAATCGCTCAAAATGATGCTGCTGCCGGCCATCAGGTGGTTGGGCGCTGGATGCACAACGAATTTTTGCTGACTGACGGCGGAAAGGCAAGTAAAAGTCTGGGCAACAGTTACACTATAAGTCAATTGGAGGATAAAGGTTATTCCGCCATGGACTTCAAATACTTTTGCGAAAACACACACTATCGCAAACAAATCAACTTCACCTTTGAAGCACTAAACAGTGCAAGAGTAGCAAGGCTGAACCTTAAAAAAATACTTCTGGAGCACAAAAATGGCAATGAGAAAACTGCAGAAAGTATATTAAAAGACTATGACAAACAATTTTTAGATGCCATAAACGATGACCTAAATATCCCTCTTGCATTGGGTGTTTTGTGGACTATGCTAAAGCTTCCTCGCTCAAAGCAAATACATCAAAAAGTGATTGAGTTTGACAGAGTGTTTGCACTAAACCTAAGCAAAGAAGAAGCGCAAAAAACAGAGGAAATTCCTGAACAAATAATTAAGCTGGCACAGGAGCGCCAAATTGCCAGAGCACAAAAGAATTGGGCAGAAAGCGACAGACTGCGAGACGAAATTGCAGCACAAGGCTTTAGCGTAAAAGACACCAAAGAAGGGTTTGAAATTATAAAAAATTGA
- a CDS encoding MarR family transcriptional regulator, producing the protein MEKLNLAKNILMTRILSQNACEEFNKKANKKSLFQASERVLFLIEQYSSVSPSVLIEKLYIAKSNLAPICKQLLNEELIKVRQDTIDKRIIYYSLTEKGKEHLKARLEAIGNSVIECCPEGAEELNRNLEEINQVLSKKF; encoded by the coding sequence ATGGAAAAATTAAACTTAGCCAAAAATATATTGATGACACGTATACTGTCGCAAAACGCCTGTGAAGAGTTTAACAAGAAAGCAAACAAAAAGAGTTTGTTTCAGGCAAGTGAACGGGTCCTATTTTTGATTGAGCAATATTCCAGCGTGTCGCCGTCAGTGCTGATAGAAAAATTATATATAGCAAAATCCAACCTGGCGCCGATATGCAAGCAGCTTTTAAATGAAGAATTGATTAAAGTCAGACAAGATACGATAGATAAGCGAATAATATACTATAGCCTCACTGAAAAGGGTAAGGAGCACTTAAAAGCCCGCCTAGAAGCCATCGGAAACAGCGTCATTGAGTGCTGCCCCGAAGGGGCGGAAGAATTGAACCGAAACCTTGAAGAAATAAATCAGGTTTTGTCAAAGAAATTTTGA
- a CDS encoding HAD-IC family P-type ATPase has translation MKNSKNTKSNKSADKKEKQVPQIICERFKVDTSVGLSEAQVLQREKEKLTNKSKTKSTKSYLQIFAGNIFTFFNMLCFGVFLALIVVGKPINTMFMVVIVANLLIGLILEIKAKRTVEKISLVTAPTALVVRDGKQVRIPATKVVLDDIIIYELGNQICTDAVVLEGSMRVNESLLTGESSPITKSVGDKLLAGSFVVSGTCIVKADGVGEQNYSTTLVAKAKKRKAPESDILRAVRTVIKSIGIIILPLAVGTFLKKFYSGPGDYVEAIGSTSTSMIGMIPAGMFLLVSTALAVGIIKLARKRTLVQDLYSIEMLARATVLCLDKTGTITDGTMKVNTIIPLAKHKLDEIMKTIAIMNYNLKTQNQTSKALSDFCGKREEIASASMEFSSDKKLAAISIDGKTYVLGAPEFVLKTIPARLKKKMEGYLNEGARVLMLCEMGGEIGGEDLPEAERTPLGIVVIEDNIKADAIETIKWFNDNDVEIKIISGDNAVAVSAISKRVGIYNANKFISLEGKTDKQVYKAALKYSVFGRVSPEQKAIIIKALKDNKHKVAMTGDGVNDILALKEADCSIAMANGSEAARNVSSIVMRDSNFASMPSIVAEGRRVVNNIAKSSSLFLMKTFFTIFLTIFCFFTTTGFPFQNPNQLLLLELFVIGIPSFMLALQENKQRIKGDFMTNLTVKAFPAALTLTLNGILCYVFVRFLPMTANEFATLCSLMLLIGGIVILFRLCRPFDKFRLIMFFSCLLAVSGVLAITYLFLPVAVFGYVSLGWAHVGFLAGMAALTYFVHMGMTALVSKLATIKFRKNETDKVASKTKVDV, from the coding sequence ATGAAAAACAGCAAGAACACAAAATCAAATAAATCAGCCGATAAAAAAGAGAAACAGGTCCCTCAGATTATATGTGAGCGGTTTAAGGTTGATACGTCTGTGGGTCTGAGTGAAGCACAGGTTTTGCAGCGCGAAAAAGAGAAGCTGACCAATAAGAGCAAGACCAAGTCAACAAAGAGTTACCTGCAGATTTTTGCAGGCAACATTTTTACTTTCTTTAATATGCTGTGTTTCGGTGTTTTTTTGGCGCTGATTGTTGTGGGTAAGCCTATAAACACTATGTTTATGGTGGTAATTGTTGCAAACCTTTTGATAGGCCTTATTTTGGAGATTAAAGCAAAGCGTACGGTTGAGAAAATATCGTTGGTTACAGCGCCAACTGCGCTTGTGGTAAGAGACGGCAAACAAGTTAGGATACCTGCAACAAAAGTGGTTTTGGATGATATCATAATTTATGAGCTGGGCAACCAGATTTGCACCGATGCTGTGGTTTTAGAGGGCTCTATGAGAGTAAACGAAAGTTTGCTTACCGGAGAGAGCAGTCCTATAACAAAATCTGTAGGCGATAAGCTTTTGGCGGGCAGTTTTGTGGTCAGCGGAACATGCATTGTGAAAGCTGACGGAGTAGGTGAGCAGAACTATTCGACCACGCTTGTGGCAAAAGCCAAAAAACGCAAGGCACCCGAGAGTGATATTTTAAGAGCTGTGCGCACAGTAATTAAGTCGATAGGTATTATAATCCTGCCGCTGGCTGTGGGAACCTTTCTTAAAAAGTTCTATAGCGGACCCGGAGATTATGTTGAAGCTATAGGCAGCACCTCTACTTCAATGATAGGAATGATTCCGGCCGGCATGTTTTTGCTGGTGAGTACAGCTCTTGCAGTGGGGATTATTAAGCTTGCCCGCAAACGTACGCTTGTTCAGGACCTATATAGCATTGAAATGCTGGCCCGGGCCACTGTGCTGTGCCTTGACAAAACGGGGACTATTACCGACGGCACAATGAAGGTAAACACGATTATTCCGCTTGCTAAACACAAGCTTGACGAGATTATGAAAACTATAGCTATTATGAACTATAACCTCAAAACCCAAAACCAGACCTCAAAAGCGCTTTCTGACTTTTGCGGCAAGCGAGAGGAAATAGCCTCTGCCTCCATGGAGTTTAGCAGCGACAAAAAGCTTGCGGCAATCAGCATTGACGGCAAGACATACGTTCTGGGGGCCCCTGAGTTTGTGCTAAAGACTATTCCTGCCCGCCTAAAAAAGAAAATGGAAGGCTATCTAAATGAAGGGGCAAGAGTGCTTATGTTGTGTGAAATGGGTGGTGAAATCGGCGGTGAAGACTTACCTGAGGCGGAGAGAACGCCCCTTGGCATTGTTGTGATAGAGGATAATATAAAAGCTGACGCCATTGAAACTATAAAGTGGTTTAATGATAATGATGTTGAGATTAAGATAATCAGCGGTGACAATGCTGTGGCGGTGAGCGCAATTAGTAAAAGAGTGGGAATATATAACGCCAACAAATTCATAAGCCTTGAAGGAAAAACAGATAAACAGGTATATAAGGCTGCGCTTAAGTATTCAGTCTTTGGGCGTGTCAGCCCCGAACAGAAAGCAATTATAATAAAGGCATTGAAAGACAACAAACACAAGGTGGCTATGACGGGGGACGGTGTAAACGACATTCTTGCGCTTAAAGAAGCCGACTGCTCAATTGCTATGGCAAACGGCAGTGAGGCGGCCAGAAATGTTTCAAGTATAGTAATGCGCGATAGTAATTTTGCGTCTATGCCCAGCATTGTGGCCGAAGGCCGAAGGGTGGTAAACAATATTGCAAAATCGTCCTCACTGTTTTTAATGAAAACCTTTTTTACAATATTTTTGACAATATTCTGTTTCTTTACCACAACGGGGTTCCCTTTTCAAAACCCAAATCAATTACTTCTTCTGGAGCTTTTTGTAATTGGTATACCGTCATTCATGCTGGCGCTTCAAGAAAACAAGCAGCGTATAAAAGGCGACTTTATGACCAACCTTACTGTTAAAGCCTTCCCGGCAGCTCTTACGCTTACGCTTAACGGAATATTATGTTACGTGTTTGTCAGGTTTCTGCCCATGACTGCCAATGAATTTGCAACGCTATGCTCGCTTATGCTCTTGATTGGCGGAATTGTAATTCTGTTTAGGCTCTGCCGGCCGTTTGACAAGTTTAGGCTTATTATGTTCTTCTCGTGTTTGCTGGCTGTTTCGGGCGTTTTGGCAATTACTTATTTGTTCCTGCCTGTTGCGGTGTTTGGATATGTGTCTCTAGGTTGGGCTCATGTCGGCTTCCTTGCCGGTATGGCTGCTTTGACATATTTTGTGCACATGGGCATGACTGCTCTGGTAAGTAAGCTTGCCACAATAAAATTTAGGAAAAACGAAACAGACAAGGTTGCATCAAAGACTAAAGTTGACGTCTAA
- a CDS encoding SGNH/GDSL hydrolase family protein, whose amino-acid sequence MTSKDCEISIFGDSLALGYVFNNLVPTRLPHNAVSVISDKLGIEIKNYSVFGQTLKRVCDKGTLERYLEACSGGKKRIAVIALGGNDSDYYWEKVAENPDFPHDCKTNLAQFITMLNNKITLLKDSGVTPVLVNLIPIDSKNYFKNILSKKYDGKKLLKFFRGDVNVIHRHQEVFSNEVTRAAIENDCKLLDIRSKLLWHHNLKSLMHTDGIHLNEKGQRFIAEEILKMIES is encoded by the coding sequence ATGACAAGTAAAGATTGTGAAATCTCAATATTCGGTGATTCGTTGGCCTTAGGTTATGTGTTTAATAATCTTGTGCCTACGCGACTACCGCACAACGCAGTTTCTGTAATTTCTGATAAGCTGGGGATAGAAATAAAAAATTATTCTGTTTTTGGTCAAACATTGAAACGCGTTTGTGACAAGGGCACCTTAGAGCGTTATCTGGAAGCGTGCAGCGGCGGCAAAAAGCGGATTGCCGTTATTGCTCTTGGCGGAAACGACAGTGATTATTATTGGGAAAAGGTTGCCGAAAATCCGGACTTTCCGCATGACTGCAAGACAAACCTGGCCCAATTTATAACCATGCTAAACAACAAAATTACCCTGTTAAAAGATAGCGGGGTAACTCCTGTTTTGGTTAATCTTATTCCTATAGACTCTAAGAATTATTTTAAAAATATTTTATCCAAAAAATATGACGGTAAAAAGCTATTAAAGTTTTTTAGAGGTGATGTTAATGTTATACACAGGCATCAGGAGGTCTTTAGCAATGAAGTTACCAGAGCTGCAATAGAAAACGACTGTAAGCTTTTGGATATACGTTCAAAGCTTTTGTGGCACCATAATTTAAAAAGCTTGATGCACACAGACGGCATACACCTCAATGAAAAAGGGCAGCGATTTATAGCCGAAGAAATATTAAAGATGATAGAATCCTAA
- a CDS encoding ATP-binding protein codes for MKKTTLYIIQGFIGSGKTTFSKKMAVETGAVHLNTDELVIKLFDKKDLESDWEKCFDETCNILLQKTKEFLNSGKSVILDMGFWHRPDRDYAKSMARECNSDFKHYYLYVPDNILKERIVSDRPFEWAEKHLKNFDKNKKMFTPPEADEEAITINNF; via the coding sequence GTGAAAAAAACAACTCTATATATTATTCAAGGCTTTATTGGTTCTGGCAAAACCACCTTTTCAAAAAAAATGGCAGTTGAAACGGGAGCAGTACACTTAAATACAGATGAATTAGTTATTAAACTCTTTGATAAAAAAGATTTAGAATCAGATTGGGAAAAATGCTTTGATGAAACCTGTAATATATTATTGCAGAAAACAAAGGAGTTTTTGAATAGTGGCAAGAGTGTAATTTTGGATATGGGCTTTTGGCATAGACCTGATCGGGATTATGCGAAGTCAATGGCTAGAGAATGCAATTCTGATTTTAAGCACTATTATTTATATGTACCAGACAATATATTAAAGGAAAGAATTGTTAGTGACCGTCCATTTGAATGGGCAGAAAAACACTTGAAAAACTTCGATAAAAATAAAAAAATGTTTACTCCACCAGAAGCTGATGAAGAAGCAATAACCATAAATAATTTTTGA
- a CDS encoding DUF5662 family protein, with the protein MNKEFEKEYSDYINAHITAVGQAYELMIKHGIIEHTPELDKQIKDHDWSKFEKAEFFFYAQKFYGSPQELNRAGFHAAEQRHYVTHKHQEPRKPISPEMQHN; encoded by the coding sequence ATAAATAAGGAATTTGAAAAAGAATATTCAGACTATATCAATGCTCACATCACAGCAGTAGGTCAAGCTTATGAGCTGATGATTAAACACGGCATTATAGAACATACCCCAGAACTTGATAAACAAATAAAAGACCATGATTGGTCCAAATTTGAAAAAGCGGAGTTCTTTTTCTACGCTCAAAAATTTTACGGTTCGCCCCAAGAGCTTAACAGAGCAGGCTTTCACGCCGCTGAACAAAGACACTACGTAACACACAAGCATCAAGAGCCCCGGAAACCTATAAGTCCGGAGATGCAGCACAACTAA
- a CDS encoding helix-turn-helix domain-containing protein, which translates to MNNEFGQFIETKRKEKGINLRGFAEMVGIAPAYMSDLEKGYRYPPELEKLNIIAKKLLLSEQDTQKMYDLAAKVKTKGNIVPVSPDLPNYIMNTEACRVALRTARDMNADNDVWQEVIKILEERKKNGG; encoded by the coding sequence ATGAATAATGAATTTGGGCAATTCATAGAAACAAAAAGAAAAGAGAAAGGCATTAACTTGCGTGGTTTTGCCGAAATGGTAGGTATTGCGCCCGCCTACATGAGTGATTTAGAAAAAGGTTATCGCTATCCACCGGAACTTGAAAAACTTAACATAATCGCAAAGAAGTTGCTTTTAAGTGAACAAGATACTCAGAAAATGTATGATTTGGCTGCTAAGGTAAAAACAAAAGGAAACATTGTTCCTGTTTCGCCGGATTTACCTAATTACATAATGAATACTGAAGCTTGTAGAGTTGCTTTAAGAACTGCTCGTGATATGAATGCCGATAATGATGTTTGGCAAGAGGTTATTAAAATTTTGGAAGAGCGAAAGAAAAACGGAGGTTAA
- a CDS encoding ImmA/IrrE family metallo-endopeptidase has translation MEVYEYSFDQIEKLADEQNLKYDPTRLKELKPMDVYDYAEKILGITFDWKYLTPTRKIDGVTFFTDCTYWVWPCSFNTKIEPLPSKEELLEKYKPYEIDIKANTIIIDQYILDERDDYKEKFTVAHECGHYVCHPKGFSVTSCEAWEPYEYGSFKKMTPAQKHERHANHFAAALLMPRDIIFKTFQTLFNSDIFSGRSENDRILGIIQVMADKCKASAESMSYRLIDLEIISKVRRNVV, from the coding sequence GTGGAAGTCTACGAGTATTCGTTCGACCAAATTGAAAAACTTGCTGACGAACAAAATCTAAAATACGACCCGACAAGGCTAAAAGAATTAAAGCCAATGGATGTCTATGATTATGCTGAAAAAATACTTGGTATAACATTTGACTGGAAATATTTGACACCAACAAGAAAAATTGATGGGGTTACTTTTTTCACGGATTGCACCTATTGGGTGTGGCCGTGTTCTTTTAATACAAAAATAGAGCCGTTGCCATCTAAAGAGGAATTGCTTGAAAAGTACAAGCCTTATGAAATAGATATTAAGGCCAACACTATTATAATAGACCAGTACATACTTGACGAGAGGGATGATTATAAAGAGAAATTCACTGTTGCTCACGAGTGCGGACATTATGTCTGCCACCCAAAGGGGTTTAGTGTGACAAGTTGTGAGGCGTGGGAGCCATATGAATATGGCAGTTTCAAAAAAATGACACCGGCACAAAAACATGAAAGACACGCAAACCATTTTGCTGCTGCATTACTTATGCCACGTGATATAATTTTTAAAACTTTTCAAACACTTTTTAACAGTGATATTTTTTCTGGGCGAAGTGAGAATGACAGAATCCTTGGAATTATTCAAGTTATGGCGGACAAATGTAAAGCCTCGGCAGAGTCAATGTCGTATAGACTGATAGATTTAGAAATAATAAGCAAAGTGCGACGTAATGTCGTATAA